A genomic region of Alkalispirochaeta americana contains the following coding sequences:
- a CDS encoding HD domain-containing protein, whose protein sequence is MSDAIRPSGKSPKESSLDRHILELVPSSLTAIARAMLQDEEIKALQDYANIVSIRRLGFNDHGPVHMRKVVKNALTFASLLREAGIPMSLEQEGIGSFEDSVFALFTAGLLHDIGMSVTRQDHERYSTELGRPIVDRYLNQYCPDDVGRHVMLRSLITECIVGHMGTIRIHSVEAGLILIADGCDMEKGRARIPLLINTEARVGDIHKYSSSAVERITLSAGREKPIRIEIEMTQSVGFFQVEEVLFPKLSVSPARDHIELTAGIIGETPRRYL, encoded by the coding sequence ATGAGCGACGCAATACGCCCCTCCGGGAAGTCTCCCAAGGAATCGAGTCTGGACCGGCACATTCTGGAGCTGGTCCCCTCGTCTCTGACAGCCATCGCCCGGGCGATGCTCCAGGACGAGGAGATCAAGGCCCTCCAGGACTACGCCAACATCGTCAGCATCCGCCGCCTGGGTTTTAACGATCATGGCCCGGTGCACATGAGAAAAGTGGTGAAGAACGCCCTGACCTTTGCCAGCCTGCTCCGGGAGGCGGGTATTCCCATGAGTCTTGAGCAGGAGGGGATCGGCTCCTTCGAGGATAGCGTTTTTGCCCTCTTCACGGCGGGGCTCCTCCACGATATCGGCATGTCCGTAACGCGCCAGGATCACGAGCGCTACAGCACCGAGCTGGGCAGACCCATCGTGGATCGTTATTTGAACCAGTACTGCCCGGACGATGTGGGGCGCCACGTGATGCTTCGCTCTCTCATCACCGAGTGCATTGTGGGGCATATGGGGACGATCAGGATCCACTCCGTCGAGGCGGGGCTCATTCTTATCGCCGACGGCTGTGATATGGAGAAGGGCCGGGCGCGGATACCCCTGCTGATCAACACCGAGGCCCGGGTTGGGGATATCCACAAATACTCCTCTTCGGCGGTGGAACGGATCACTCTCTCGGCGGGCCGGGAAAAGCCGATCCGCATCGAGATAGAAATGACCCAGTCCGTCGGGTTTTTCCAGGTTGAGGAGGTGCTCTTTCCGAAACTCTCCGTGAGCCCTGCCCGGGATCACATTGAACTCACGGCAGGGATCATCGGCGAGACACCCCGGCGCTACCTCTAG
- a CDS encoding RnfABCDGE type electron transport complex subunit D, with protein MSTQVTDPKGLVVALPPHERANQSVARIMWTVALALVPTTLAGVWFYGIRAVIVTAVAVLASVAVEHLIVRYVFKWETTTVTDGSAVVTGLLLAFNVPASLPLWQMVIGAVVAIGIGKMAFGGIGNNPFNPALVGRAFLLISFPVEMNTWPVPGAARLSLDLSAVTGATPLGLVKDPGAAGLSGVDLPSYLDLFIGNIGGCIGEASALAVILGGLFLVWRGYVPWQMPLVFLGGLSLVTGIAWVVDPGVYIDPLYHVLAGGAMLGAWFMVTDMTTSPMSLTGRIIFAASAGVLTGVIRLFGGFPEGVSYSILIMNALVPVIDRHVKPRKFGYGGEK; from the coding sequence GTGAGTACGCAGGTTACAGACCCGAAGGGGCTGGTGGTTGCGCTTCCGCCCCATGAGCGGGCAAACCAGTCGGTGGCACGGATCATGTGGACCGTAGCCCTGGCACTGGTGCCGACAACGCTGGCGGGAGTGTGGTTTTACGGAATCCGGGCGGTGATTGTTACCGCCGTGGCTGTTCTTGCGTCGGTAGCCGTGGAGCACCTGATTGTGCGCTACGTCTTCAAGTGGGAGACCACCACCGTTACCGATGGTTCTGCCGTGGTCACGGGGCTGCTTCTGGCCTTCAACGTTCCTGCCAGCCTTCCCTTGTGGCAGATGGTGATCGGCGCTGTGGTGGCGATTGGTATCGGCAAGATGGCCTTCGGCGGGATTGGCAACAATCCTTTTAACCCCGCTCTGGTGGGCCGGGCCTTCCTGCTCATCAGTTTCCCCGTGGAGATGAACACCTGGCCCGTTCCGGGAGCGGCTCGTCTGAGCCTCGATCTCTCGGCTGTCACGGGGGCAACCCCCCTGGGGCTGGTGAAAGACCCCGGTGCGGCGGGGCTCTCCGGTGTGGATCTGCCCTCATATCTGGATCTCTTTATCGGGAATATCGGGGGATGTATCGGTGAGGCCAGCGCGCTGGCGGTTATTCTGGGTGGCCTCTTTCTGGTCTGGCGGGGCTACGTGCCCTGGCAGATGCCCCTGGTTTTCCTTGGAGGCCTCTCCCTGGTAACGGGGATCGCCTGGGTTGTTGATCCCGGTGTCTACATCGACCCCCTCTATCACGTCCTGGCCGGCGGGGCCATGCTGGGGGCCTGGTTCATGGTTACCGATATGACGACCTCGCCCATGTCGCTCACAGGGCGGATCATTTTTGCCGCTTCGGCGGGGGTCCTCACGGGAGTCATCCGCCTTTTCGGCGGCTTTCCCGAGGGTGTAAGTTACTCGATCCTCATCATGAATGCCCTGGTGCCGGTGATCGACCGCCACGTGAAGCCCCGGAAGTTCGGGTACGGAGGTGAGAAATGA
- the rsxC gene encoding electron transport complex subunit RsxC: MSRVKTFSVGGVHPPANKLTGHMAIAELPPPATVMIPVSQHIGKPAEIVVERGAQVRVGTVLAKASGFISAAIHSSVSGKVKKIDTVIDAQGHRRDAVIITVEGDEWDEAVDTSPELVEEISMDRGAIVSRISEAGIVGAGGATFPTAVKFSIPEGRTVDTLLINGVECEPYLTADHRMMLEQADELIVGIRLLMQASGAARTIIGIEVNKPDAIELLEKRLKEKASAGKIPEGFVSVVALKEQYPQGGEKQLIEATTGREVPSGKLPLDVNCVVSNVGTAIAVYQAVQKNRPFIDRVVTVTGKELVARGGGGNFRVRLGTPLRDLVAAAGGVPEGTGKIVMGGPMTGRAVTSLDVPITKGSGGLIMLPEAEARRFAVCACIRCSRCVTACPMGLEPYLLEKLVQRERFEEAEQEGIMDCIECGSCNFDCPSNRPILDWMRLGKAKVGELRRARVRGNQ, from the coding sequence ATGTCCAGAGTCAAGACCTTTTCCGTCGGCGGGGTTCACCCTCCGGCGAACAAGCTGACCGGCCACATGGCGATTGCGGAGCTTCCCCCTCCGGCCACGGTGATGATTCCTGTGAGTCAGCACATCGGCAAACCCGCAGAAATTGTGGTGGAGCGCGGGGCTCAGGTTCGGGTAGGAACCGTCCTCGCCAAGGCCAGCGGATTTATTTCAGCAGCGATTCACTCCTCGGTTTCGGGGAAGGTGAAAAAGATCGACACCGTGATCGATGCCCAGGGACACCGCCGCGATGCGGTGATCATCACCGTTGAGGGCGACGAGTGGGATGAAGCGGTGGATACCTCGCCGGAGCTGGTGGAAGAGATATCCATGGATCGGGGAGCGATCGTCTCCCGAATCAGCGAAGCCGGGATCGTCGGAGCTGGCGGGGCTACCTTCCCCACGGCGGTGAAGTTCTCCATTCCCGAGGGCCGCACCGTGGATACGCTGCTCATCAACGGCGTAGAGTGCGAACCCTACCTCACGGCTGATCACCGGATGATGCTGGAGCAGGCCGACGAGCTTATCGTCGGGATCCGTCTGCTCATGCAGGCATCGGGAGCAGCCCGGACGATCATCGGGATCGAGGTGAACAAACCTGACGCGATCGAGCTGCTTGAGAAACGACTCAAGGAGAAGGCCTCGGCGGGGAAGATCCCCGAAGGCTTTGTCTCGGTGGTGGCCTTGAAGGAACAGTACCCCCAGGGTGGAGAAAAGCAGCTCATCGAAGCAACCACGGGCCGGGAAGTTCCCAGCGGAAAGCTCCCTCTGGACGTGAACTGCGTGGTGAGCAACGTGGGAACGGCCATTGCCGTGTACCAGGCGGTACAGAAGAACCGTCCCTTTATTGATCGCGTGGTCACCGTTACCGGCAAGGAGCTGGTAGCCCGTGGCGGCGGAGGCAATTTCCGGGTCCGTCTGGGAACCCCCCTGCGGGACCTGGTGGCCGCAGCCGGTGGGGTCCCCGAGGGAACGGGCAAGATCGTGATGGGCGGACCCATGACGGGACGGGCCGTGACAAGCCTGGATGTGCCCATCACCAAAGGATCGGGGGGGCTCATCATGCTCCCGGAAGCGGAGGCTCGCCGCTTTGCGGTGTGCGCCTGCATCCGTTGTTCCCGGTGCGTTACAGCCTGCCCCATGGGCCTTGAGCCCTATCTGCTGGAGAAGCTGGTCCAGCGGGAGCGCTTTGAAGAAGCCGAGCAGGAAGGAATCATGGATTGTATTGAATGCGGTAGTTGCAACTTTGATTGCCCCTCCAACCGGCCCATCCTGGACTGGATGCGCCTGGGGAAAGCAAAAGTGGGCGAGTTGCGGCGTGCACGAGTGAGGGGGAACCAGTGA
- a CDS encoding Ldh family oxidoreductase, whose product MDIHQDILRPWITRLLQAAGTDLVSAETIADVFIRSSRRGLGHHDIHDLPHRLELLHSGRINPAPSFTVLRDEPALLAFDGDGGPGELCCSHALEGALQRAGHYGIGLATVRRSNHFLAAYPYVQRGAERGALVLVLSNTDPTMTGPGGTEAIIGNNPLGFGAPGTPPLLFDSCLAYSSIGHLQTLRREGGSIPPHWALGPDETPTTDPGEALEGWRLRPIGEHKGFGLALMQEVLTAVLAGGETTTAIQRPGGINSHSQTVIAIAPDGSCPESFSRGVKTLEEQMAARGERLPGAAGANPGPREEIHVREETWAALEGWSETLGVGPPGDNAPGIAPLPPGIIDTPDHRV is encoded by the coding sequence ATGGACATCCACCAAGACATCCTGCGGCCCTGGATCACCCGGCTTCTGCAGGCTGCCGGAACAGACCTGGTGTCAGCCGAAACGATCGCGGACGTTTTCATCCGTTCCTCCCGGCGAGGCTTGGGCCACCACGATATCCATGATCTTCCCCACCGGCTGGAGCTGCTCCATTCCGGCCGGATCAACCCTGCCCCCTCTTTCACCGTCCTGCGGGATGAGCCGGCGCTTCTGGCCTTCGACGGCGACGGCGGCCCGGGAGAACTCTGCTGCAGCCACGCCCTGGAGGGGGCACTGCAACGGGCCGGGCACTACGGAATCGGCCTGGCCACGGTACGCCGAAGCAACCACTTCCTGGCTGCCTACCCCTACGTGCAGCGCGGTGCCGAAAGGGGAGCTCTGGTCCTGGTCCTGAGCAACACCGACCCCACCATGACAGGCCCTGGCGGAACCGAGGCGATTATCGGAAACAATCCCCTGGGATTTGGTGCCCCCGGGACGCCTCCCCTGCTCTTCGATTCATGCCTGGCCTACAGTTCTATCGGTCATCTTCAGACACTCCGCCGGGAAGGGGGATCGATCCCGCCCCACTGGGCTCTGGGTCCTGATGAAACGCCCACCACGGACCCCGGGGAGGCTCTTGAAGGGTGGCGTCTGCGGCCCATCGGGGAGCACAAGGGCTTCGGCCTGGCCCTGATGCAGGAAGTCCTCACGGCGGTTCTGGCAGGTGGAGAAACCACCACGGCGATCCAGCGGCCGGGGGGCATCAACAGTCACAGCCAGACCGTGATCGCCATCGCTCCCGATGGATCCTGCCCGGAATCATTTTCCCGGGGGGTCAAGACGCTGGAGGAACAGATGGCAGCCCGGGGAGAACGCCTTCCCGGCGCAGCCGGGGCGAATCCTGGTCCGCGAGAGGAGATCCACGTCAGGGAAGAAACCTGGGCGGCCCTGGAGGGGTGGAGCGAAACCCTGGGCGTTGGCCCTCCGGGAGATAATGCCCCGGGGATTGCCCCCTTGCCCCCCGGGATAATTGACACCCCGGACCATAGGGTCTAA
- a CDS encoding dihydroorotate dehydrogenase-like protein codes for MADLRVQYMGLQLENPLVVSSSGLTRTAEQVKQCEAAGAGAVVLKSLFEEEIQAHIDDESGGAEHTEALDYIRELETDAGIQGYTKVIHEAKASVNIPVIASINAVTRNWWEDHVAEIAQAGADALELNISLMPYDYKSNEADILDFYIRTVEAVRARVNIPIAVKIGQHFTSIPALVDRLRWAGAQAVVLFNRFYQLDIDIETLRLQSGSPLSIPADLALTLRWLTVTYGKTEAQLAANGGIHTGADAVKALLAGAEVTQVCSTLYQNQYSHLTTMRDEIASWMDRHGYSTIGQFRGKLSQKKSSTPEAFERLQYIKALVGHE; via the coding sequence ATGGCCGATCTACGCGTACAGTATATGGGGCTCCAGCTGGAGAACCCCCTGGTTGTCTCAAGTTCCGGTCTGACCCGCACAGCGGAACAGGTAAAACAATGCGAGGCCGCCGGAGCAGGAGCGGTTGTCCTGAAATCGCTCTTCGAGGAGGAGATCCAGGCTCACATCGACGATGAATCGGGAGGAGCGGAGCATACCGAAGCCCTGGACTACATTCGGGAACTGGAAACCGATGCAGGAATCCAAGGCTATACCAAGGTGATTCACGAGGCAAAGGCTTCCGTGAACATCCCTGTTATTGCCAGCATCAACGCCGTAACCCGCAACTGGTGGGAAGACCACGTGGCCGAGATCGCCCAAGCCGGGGCCGACGCCCTGGAACTGAACATCTCCCTCATGCCCTACGACTATAAAAGCAACGAGGCCGATATCCTGGATTTCTATATCCGGACTGTGGAAGCGGTTCGGGCCCGGGTGAATATTCCCATCGCAGTGAAGATTGGCCAGCACTTCACCTCTATCCCCGCTTTGGTGGATCGCTTGCGCTGGGCCGGTGCCCAGGCAGTGGTGCTTTTCAACCGCTTTTACCAGCTTGATATAGACATTGAAACCCTGCGCCTTCAGAGCGGCTCCCCCTTGAGCATCCCCGCTGACCTGGCCCTCACCCTCCGGTGGCTCACCGTGACCTACGGAAAGACCGAGGCCCAGCTGGCAGCGAACGGGGGAATCCACACCGGAGCCGATGCGGTAAAAGCCCTTCTGGCAGGTGCCGAGGTGACTCAGGTCTGCTCCACCCTCTACCAGAACCAGTACAGCCATCTGACAACAATGCGCGACGAGATTGCCTCCTGGATGGATCGCCACGGCTACTCCACCATAGGCCAGTTCCGGGGAAAGCTCAGCCAGAAGAAAAGCTCCACCCCCGAGGCGTTCGAACGGTTGCAGTATATCAAGGCTCTGGTGGGGCACGAATAA
- a CDS encoding RnfABCDGE type electron transport complex subunit G: MKKLESTLPNMFIVLTLIALVSASALAVTNFKTAPILEELARQRRIQAVAQVVPAFDNIPTEESFFSAENPQIEIFPATREGESVGYAVQSLSTNAYSGSIELMVGFDREGAVTGLSILRHQETPGLGARITEEEFRSRFVGLRPAEQPVAVVNDGGTVDAITAATISSRAVAEAVQRGWKALEGGAQ, translated from the coding sequence ATGAAAAAACTCGAGTCAACGCTTCCGAACATGTTTATTGTTCTTACCCTGATCGCCCTGGTGTCGGCCTCGGCCCTGGCGGTGACCAATTTCAAGACTGCTCCCATTCTGGAAGAGCTGGCGCGGCAACGCCGGATCCAGGCGGTTGCCCAGGTTGTGCCCGCCTTTGACAATATCCCCACGGAGGAGTCCTTCTTCTCTGCTGAAAATCCGCAGATCGAGATTTTTCCTGCCACCCGGGAGGGAGAATCCGTAGGGTACGCCGTGCAGTCCCTCTCGACAAACGCCTATTCCGGTTCAATCGAGCTGATGGTGGGCTTTGACCGGGAAGGAGCCGTGACGGGGCTGAGCATTCTCCGGCATCAGGAGACTCCCGGCCTGGGGGCACGGATTACCGAAGAAGAGTTTCGCTCCCGCTTTGTGGGGCTGCGCCCCGCCGAGCAGCCCGTGGCGGTAGTGAACGATGGCGGTACGGTGGACGCCATAACGGCGGCCACCATCAGTAGCCGCGCCGTGGCTGAGGCTGTTCAGCGCGGCTGGAAGGCCCTTGAGGGAGGTGCCCAATGA
- a CDS encoding MinD/ParA family ATP-binding protein: MPELYRSCPSWSTGGRAGILRGSALMDRLLRSDTQKMDADLVRELRERSIAIGSGKGGVGKSTTALNIALLLARKQLRVGLVDLDPLSNVAVILDLPEGALQKVLSHHEDQGSLGKFVIPYTDYLDLVFPHPGSAKDKLFTRFARQLVEAYDILIYDMPAGISVEENLGFLPSTGSLVVVTNAEPTAHVSAGGYLRSVFEIVPDMPVMIWHNRYQPAGESGFDPRAVAANYNKYVEPELQITRQEEARLKDVAFVPSDPALNLLQTELDPTVTILSKLRELFSLILDQQVRDRVSLVPAGARSRDLISYYITRNPAPEDTARAVRDLDTFLLGLLQGSAREAVRSLLASLGETAREGNSPGQAASGEYRILSEKQAEAVGDVLGALRRSELHQELLRVLRILDEAITAIVEQSRGFLPAGSLDHSRIVRGAVPRLLRLLAQEAEMLPGFSRNAASVALFLIAADKEFDDAETRTLLLRLVPERRSSRGVVQRDRYRQILRLLSRDNHYHTLFFQVVKAIFPGITRRISSLNQEFSLGPLLLRDDQGKINAPAYVKLSTHLLHDTVNAGLGVSISATYNAASQAIRRGVEAILQERGWSQGGSGEGPRREGSAPPTGSVAGPDTAAALSVSSPASVSPAGN; the protein is encoded by the coding sequence ATGCCAGAACTGTACCGCTCCTGCCCGTCTTGGTCCACGGGGGGCAGGGCGGGAATTCTCCGGGGATCGGCTCTCATGGATCGGCTCCTGCGCTCCGATACACAGAAAATGGACGCAGACCTTGTCAGAGAGCTCCGGGAGCGGAGTATTGCTATAGGATCGGGAAAAGGGGGTGTGGGAAAATCCACCACGGCCCTCAACATCGCCTTGCTTTTGGCACGGAAACAGCTTCGGGTGGGGCTGGTTGACCTGGACCCCCTTTCGAACGTAGCCGTTATTCTGGATCTGCCCGAGGGGGCTCTCCAGAAGGTGCTTTCTCACCACGAGGACCAGGGAAGTCTGGGGAAGTTTGTTATCCCCTATACGGATTATCTTGATCTGGTGTTTCCCCACCCCGGGTCGGCCAAGGACAAACTCTTTACCCGCTTTGCCCGGCAACTGGTCGAGGCCTACGATATTCTCATCTACGATATGCCCGCAGGGATCAGCGTCGAGGAAAACCTGGGGTTTCTCCCGTCTACGGGTTCCCTGGTGGTGGTGACCAACGCCGAACCCACGGCCCACGTTTCGGCCGGAGGATACCTGCGGAGCGTCTTTGAGATCGTCCCCGACATGCCGGTGATGATCTGGCACAACCGGTATCAGCCTGCCGGTGAGAGCGGTTTTGATCCTCGTGCCGTGGCAGCGAATTACAACAAATACGTGGAGCCTGAGCTTCAGATCACCCGACAGGAGGAAGCCCGCCTGAAGGATGTGGCTTTTGTTCCTTCCGATCCTGCCCTGAACCTCCTGCAGACCGAGCTTGATCCGACGGTGACCATTCTGAGCAAGTTGCGGGAACTCTTTTCCCTCATTCTGGACCAGCAGGTGCGGGACCGGGTCTCTCTTGTTCCCGCCGGGGCCAGGAGTCGAGATCTGATTTCCTATTATATCACCCGGAACCCCGCTCCCGAGGATACCGCCCGGGCAGTGAGGGATTTGGACACCTTCCTCCTGGGTTTGCTCCAGGGAAGCGCCCGGGAAGCGGTTCGCTCCCTCCTGGCGAGTCTGGGCGAGACGGCCCGGGAAGGAAATAGTCCGGGCCAGGCGGCCTCCGGGGAATACCGGATACTCTCGGAAAAGCAGGCCGAAGCGGTGGGAGATGTCCTGGGGGCGTTACGTCGCAGCGAGCTCCATCAGGAGCTTCTGCGGGTTCTGAGGATTCTCGACGAGGCCATAACGGCGATTGTGGAACAGTCCCGGGGATTTCTTCCGGCGGGCTCCCTCGATCACAGCCGGATTGTGCGCGGTGCCGTACCCCGGCTTCTGCGGCTTCTGGCGCAGGAGGCCGAGATGCTCCCGGGATTCTCCCGGAACGCTGCCTCGGTGGCACTTTTTCTGATCGCCGCCGACAAGGAGTTTGACGATGCCGAGACGCGGACCCTTCTGCTTCGCCTGGTGCCCGAGCGGCGTTCTTCCCGGGGAGTTGTCCAGCGCGATCGGTATCGCCAGATCCTGAGGCTCTTGAGCCGGGACAATCACTACCACACCCTCTTTTTCCAGGTGGTGAAGGCAATTTTCCCCGGTATCACCCGGCGGATCTCTTCCCTGAACCAGGAGTTTTCCCTGGGCCCCCTGCTTCTGCGCGACGACCAGGGAAAGATTAACGCTCCAGCCTACGTAAAACTGAGCACCCACCTTTTGCACGACACGGTGAACGCCGGGTTGGGAGTGTCGATCAGCGCCACCTACAACGCCGCGAGTCAGGCGATTCGCCGGGGCGTGGAAGCGATTCTTCAGGAGCGTGGTTGGTCTCAGGGCGGATCAGGAGAGGGGCCTCGTCGGGAGGGATCAGCCCCCCCGACGGGCTCTGTTGCCGGGCCCGACACCGCTGCGGCCCTCTCGGTCAGTTCTCCAGCCTCGGTCAGTCCTGCTGGAAATTGA
- a CDS encoding LemA family protein — protein sequence MTESTKKILIILVVILVVSGWMINQRNGLIVADETVSAAWSEVDNQLQRRSDLIPNLVATVQGFAGHERAVFSDIAQARARLAGASTVSETAEHYQELQGALSRLLVVVENYPQLQANQNFIRLQDELAGTENRIAVARNRYNEAVRRFNTRIRTFPASMLAPRFGLSQREYFEISESARTVPQVNFQQD from the coding sequence ATGACAGAAAGCACAAAGAAAATCCTGATTATCCTGGTGGTGATCCTGGTGGTGTCGGGGTGGATGATCAACCAGCGGAACGGCCTGATCGTGGCCGATGAAACGGTCTCGGCAGCCTGGTCCGAGGTGGACAACCAGCTCCAGCGACGGAGCGACCTGATCCCCAATCTGGTAGCCACGGTACAGGGCTTCGCCGGACACGAACGGGCGGTTTTCTCCGATATCGCCCAGGCCCGGGCCCGCCTGGCCGGAGCATCCACGGTGAGCGAGACGGCAGAGCACTACCAGGAACTCCAGGGTGCCCTGAGCAGACTTCTCGTGGTGGTGGAGAACTATCCCCAGCTTCAGGCAAACCAGAACTTCATCCGGCTCCAGGATGAGCTGGCGGGAACGGAAAACCGCATCGCCGTGGCACGAAACCGCTACAACGAGGCGGTCCGTCGGTTCAATACGCGGATCCGGACGTTCCCCGCCTCAATGCTGGCCCCCCGGTTCGGTCTGAGCCAGCGGGAATACTTCGAGATCAGCGAGAGCGCCCGCACCGTGCCCCAGGTCAATTTCCAGCAGGACTGA
- the trxB gene encoding thioredoxin-disulfide reductase, with the protein MAYSFKVDSLQESRTESLKKQSEQDRVEEVIIVGSGPAAHTAAIYAARADLEPLLFEGFMAGGVAAGGQLTTTTEVENFPGFPQGITGPQLMEAMRDQSSRLGTRIKTETVQEVDLSQTPFLVSTGSAAYRARTLIVATGATARRLELPGEDQYWQRGVSACAVCDGALPIFRDKPLVVIGGGDSACEEASYLAKFGSSVTMLVRRDVLRASRAMQKRILEHPRITVMWNTNALELQGDGKLLSHVLVRNNVSQEEQILPASGLFYAVGHEPNTAFLGGQVELDETGYILTRGQSMVTSVPGVFACGDVQDRTYRQAITAAGTGCMAALEAERYLAGQ; encoded by the coding sequence ATGGCATATTCTTTCAAGGTGGATTCTCTCCAGGAGTCCAGGACAGAGTCTCTAAAAAAACAGAGCGAACAGGACCGGGTCGAAGAGGTTATTATCGTGGGGTCAGGGCCTGCAGCCCACACCGCAGCGATCTACGCTGCCAGGGCTGATCTGGAGCCGCTCCTCTTTGAAGGGTTCATGGCGGGCGGGGTCGCTGCGGGGGGGCAGCTGACCACAACTACGGAGGTGGAGAACTTTCCCGGTTTTCCCCAGGGCATCACCGGGCCGCAGCTCATGGAGGCCATGCGCGACCAGAGCTCCCGTCTGGGTACCCGAATAAAGACCGAGACAGTTCAGGAGGTGGATCTCTCGCAGACCCCCTTTCTGGTGAGCACGGGCAGTGCCGCCTATCGGGCCAGAACTCTTATCGTGGCCACGGGGGCCACGGCACGCCGCCTGGAGTTGCCGGGAGAGGATCAGTACTGGCAACGGGGCGTTTCAGCCTGTGCGGTCTGTGACGGTGCCCTTCCCATTTTTCGCGACAAACCGCTGGTGGTGATCGGCGGTGGCGATTCTGCCTGCGAGGAGGCCTCGTATCTGGCGAAGTTCGGGAGTTCCGTCACCATGCTGGTACGCCGTGATGTCCTGCGCGCCTCCCGGGCCATGCAGAAGCGGATTCTGGAGCATCCCCGGATTACGGTCATGTGGAATACCAACGCTCTGGAGCTTCAGGGAGACGGGAAACTCCTCTCCCATGTGCTGGTTCGGAACAATGTGAGCCAGGAAGAACAGATCCTGCCGGCCAGCGGGCTCTTCTACGCCGTGGGTCACGAGCCGAATACTGCTTTTCTGGGGGGGCAGGTGGAGCTTGACGAAACGGGCTATATCCTCACCCGGGGGCAGTCCATGGTTACCAGCGTTCCCGGCGTCTTTGCCTGCGGCGACGTGCAGGACAGGACCTATCGCCAGGCCATAACCGCAGCCGGCACGGGTTGCATGGCCGCCTTGGAGGCTGAACGGTACCTGGCCGGCCAGTAA
- a CDS encoding electron transport complex protein RnfA yields MDYMVIIIGAVLVNNIVLSQFLGICPFLGVSSRVSTAVGMGAAVVFVMTMATIATFLIQTLILEPLGLVFLQTVSFILVIASLVQLVEIVLKKVSPALYQALGVFLPLITTNCAILGVAIIVVGQGYTLGQGVVYAIGSSLGFVLALYVFAGLREKMDLLDIPKAMRGAPISLVTAGLLALAFGGFAGLV; encoded by the coding sequence ATGGACTATATGGTAATTATTATCGGGGCGGTCTTGGTAAACAATATCGTCCTTTCACAGTTTCTCGGGATCTGCCCCTTTCTGGGTGTCAGTTCCCGGGTCTCCACCGCTGTTGGCATGGGGGCTGCCGTTGTCTTTGTCATGACCATGGCAACGATTGCCACCTTCCTGATTCAGACGTTGATTCTGGAGCCCCTGGGGCTGGTCTTTCTCCAGACCGTCTCCTTCATTCTGGTGATTGCCAGCCTTGTGCAGCTTGTAGAGATCGTGCTGAAGAAGGTGAGCCCTGCTCTCTATCAGGCTCTGGGGGTCTTTCTGCCTCTGATTACCACGAACTGCGCCATTCTTGGTGTGGCGATTATCGTGGTTGGTCAGGGGTACACCCTGGGGCAGGGCGTGGTATACGCGATCGGCAGTTCTCTGGGGTTTGTCCTGGCCCTCTATGTCTTTGCGGGATTGCGCGAGAAGATGGATCTCCTGGATATTCCCAAGGCGATGCGTGGTGCTCCTATCTCTCTGGTAACAGCAGGGCTTCTGGCGCTGGCCTTTGGAGGCTTCGCCGGCTTGGTCTAG
- the rsxE gene encoding electron transport complex subunit RsxE: MSDINMKKEFLKGFLKENPVFVLLLGMCPTLGVTSSAMNGLGMGLATTAVLLGSNVVVALVKNLIPDKVRIPAFIVVIASFVTIIDLTMAAFLPPLHEQLGLFIPLIVVNCVILGRAEAFASKNGLVASVVDALGMGFGFTFALTLLGAVREMLGAGALFGLPLPFLSDNPILLFVMPPGAFLALGFLIAAVEAVRKKAAALSAGKA; the protein is encoded by the coding sequence ATGAGCGATATCAACATGAAGAAGGAGTTTCTCAAGGGCTTCCTCAAGGAAAACCCCGTCTTTGTTCTGCTTCTGGGAATGTGCCCCACCCTGGGAGTCACCTCCAGCGCCATGAACGGCCTGGGCATGGGGCTTGCAACCACGGCAGTTCTCCTGGGGAGCAACGTCGTGGTCGCTCTGGTGAAGAACCTCATTCCCGACAAAGTGCGTATTCCGGCTTTTATCGTGGTTATTGCCAGCTTTGTCACCATAATTGACCTGACGATGGCTGCCTTTCTGCCGCCGCTTCACGAGCAGCTGGGGCTCTTTATCCCCCTGATCGTGGTGAACTGCGTTATTCTGGGGCGGGCCGAGGCCTTTGCGAGCAAAAACGGTCTGGTCGCCTCGGTGGTGGACGCCCTGGGTATGGGCTTTGGTTTCACCTTCGCCCTGACCCTTCTGGGGGCGGTTCGGGAAATGCTGGGAGCAGGGGCTCTCTTCGGACTTCCCCTGCCGTTCCTGAGCGATAACCCGATTCTTCTCTTTGTGATGCCTCCCGGGGCGTTTCTGGCACTGGGATTTCTGATTGCTGCCGTGGAAGCGGTGCGGAAAAAAGCCGCCGCCCTGTCGGCGGGCAAGGCCTAG